A single genomic interval of Lysobacter avium harbors:
- a CDS encoding acyltransferase family protein encodes MPRRHDIDALRVIAFAILILYHVSGVYQRDSDFHIVSSYQNGWLDYVRIVFNRWRMPLIFAISGIALGLASRGRNPRSFMLARTWRLLVPLVFGMLFIVSAQAYCEGVSKGTIETGYGAFMWRYLQLRPWPAGTFAGSTHGITWNHLWYLAYLWVYTLVLLALAPLLRSAPAQRAIESLVRPRGLAWLLMPATMFFAFLVLLKPRFPETHALVGDWYLHAEYFPVFVLGFAVADKAAFWTGLTRLRKPLLAIAVACISVELSLKAAGQHLPAGDVPLWAQHVPWGTVERAARALYMWSALLAIFAWGHALLNRPMRWLPYANEAVYPWYILHQSLIVLAAYWLIPLQIGPVLEPVLVTLLTIAGCALLHELVIRRVTVLRPLFGLGLVPRGARLERPKTAPLQVD; translated from the coding sequence ATGCCCCGCCGCCATGACATCGATGCGTTGCGCGTCATCGCCTTCGCCATCCTGATCCTCTATCACGTCAGCGGGGTGTATCAGCGCGACTCGGATTTCCACATTGTCAGCAGCTACCAGAACGGCTGGCTGGACTATGTCCGGATCGTGTTCAATCGCTGGCGGATGCCACTGATCTTCGCCATCTCCGGCATTGCCCTTGGGCTGGCGTCGCGGGGACGGAACCCGCGCAGCTTCATGCTTGCCCGCACCTGGCGCCTGCTGGTCCCGCTCGTTTTCGGCATGCTGTTCATTGTGTCCGCGCAGGCGTACTGCGAAGGGGTCAGCAAGGGAACGATCGAAACCGGCTATGGCGCCTTCATGTGGCGGTATCTGCAACTGCGCCCGTGGCCGGCAGGCACTTTCGCGGGGTCCACCCACGGGATCACGTGGAACCACCTGTGGTACCTGGCCTATCTGTGGGTGTACACGTTGGTGCTGCTGGCGCTGGCGCCGCTGCTCCGCTCCGCCCCCGCACAGCGGGCCATCGAATCGCTGGTCCGCCCGCGCGGGCTTGCCTGGCTGCTGATGCCCGCGACGATGTTCTTTGCTTTCCTGGTGCTCCTGAAGCCGCGCTTCCCGGAAACCCACGCGCTGGTCGGCGACTGGTACCTGCATGCGGAATACTTTCCGGTCTTCGTACTCGGTTTCGCTGTCGCCGACAAAGCCGCGTTCTGGACCGGCCTGACCCGCCTGCGAAAGCCGTTGTTGGCCATCGCGGTGGCCTGCATTTCGGTGGAGCTGAGCCTCAAGGCAGCGGGCCAGCACCTGCCCGCCGGCGACGTCCCGCTCTGGGCGCAACATGTGCCTTGGGGCACGGTCGAGCGAGCGGCGCGTGCGCTGTACATGTGGTCGGCGCTGCTGGCGATCTTTGCTTGGGGCCACGCGCTGTTGAACCGCCCGATGCGCTGGCTCCCCTACGCCAACGAAGCCGTGTATCCGTGGTACATCCTGCACCAGAGCCTGATCGTGCTGGCCGCGTACTGGCTGATCCCTCTGCAGATCGGGCCCGTGCTGGAACCGGTGCTGGTGACATTGCTGACGATCGCGGGCTGCGCGTTGCTGCACGAACTGGTGATTCGTCGCGTCACGGTGCTGCGGCCACTGTTCGGACTCGGACTGGTGCCGCGGGGCGCGCGGCTTGAACGGCCAAAGACAGCACCGCTGCAGGTCGACTGA